Proteins encoded by one window of Salvia splendens isolate huo1 chromosome 5, SspV2, whole genome shotgun sequence:
- the LOC121805189 gene encoding DNA replication licensing factor MCM3 homolog 2-like, translated as MDLSDDIRMAHKRTFLKFFEQTDYNIELKKSLDSMFNQNGRRCVINLAHFYHNREGTDLARRLLQTPSEYIQPLCDAVTDMTRSTNAKYLKEGEQVLVGLEGPFVSRRVTPRDLLSAFIGSMVCVEGIITKCSLVRPKVVKSVHFCPVTDKFTVREYRDITSNIGLPTGSVYPTRDDNGNLLVTEFGLCTYKDHQTLSMQEVPENSAPGQLPRTVDIIVEDDLVDSCKPGDRVAIVGIYKALPGKSKGSVNGVFRTVLIANNVSLLNKMSQNLQYSSDDMRNIRKISERNDTFDLLANSLAPSIYGHSWIKKAVILLMLGGSEKNLKNGTHLRGDINMMMVGDPSVAKSQLLRAIMNIAPLAISTTGRGSSGVGLTAAVTSDQETGERRLEAGAMVLADRGVVCIDEFDKMNDQDRVAIHEVMEQQTVTIAKAGIHASLNARCSVVAAANPIYGTYDRSLTPTKNIGLPDSLLSRFDLLFIVLDQMDPGIDRQISEHVLRMHRYRSVADGGTRLDESSRNEVEDDPEAGSTVFVKYNRMLHGRKSDRSRKRDTLTINFLKKYIYYAKSKTQPELTDEASEHIATTYAELRNASSNTKTGGTLPITARTLETIIRLSTAHAKLMLRRQVLKSDAEAALQVLNFAIYHQELSDMEARENERLREMERDSAMDTEAVNNDGARRTGRKKSNNAGSTATTDDTEAMDVDPPPTNEVNLSSERLDAFSAALGRYRHAQHVEQMSIADIEGVVNTGAGAPYSAAEVMALLEIMHDKGSLMIVRDTNVVYFM; from the exons ATGGATCTCAGCGACGATATCAGGATGGCGCACAAGCGCACATTCCTCAAATTTTTCGAGCAAACT GATTACAACATTGAGCTGAAGAAATCTCTCGATTCGATGTTCAACCAAAACGGCCGCCGTTGCGTGATTAATCTCGCCCATTTCTACCACAACAGAGAAGGCACCGATCTGGCGCGCAG gcttttgCAAACTCCGAGTGAGTACATACAGCCGCTCTGTGATGCGGTGACGGATATGACCAGGAGCACGAATGCCAAGTATCTCAAGGAAGGAGAGCAGGTTTTGGTTGGTCTGGAGGGTCCATTTGTTTCGAGAAGGGTGACGCCTAGAGATCTCTTGTCTGCCTTTATTGGCTCGATGGTTTGTGTTGAAGGCATTATTACTAAAT GTTCTCTTGTTAGGCCAAAGGTTGTAAAGAGTGTCCACTTTTGCCCTGTTACTGATAAATTCACAGTTCGGGAATACAGGGACATTACATCAAATATCGGCTTGCCCACTGGATCAGTGTATCCAACACGT GATGACAATGGCAACTTGTTGGTGACTGAGTTTGGTTTGTGCACCTATAAGGACCACCAGACACTATCTATGCAAGAGGTCCCAGAAAACTCAGCTCCTGGCCAACTTCCTCGAACAGTTGATATCATTGTAGAAGACGATTTGGTGGATTCGTGTAAGCCTGGGGATCGAGTGGCAATTGTTGGGATTTACAAGGCTCTTCCTGGGAAAAGCAAAGGCAGTGTGAATGGAGTATTCAG GACTGTCCTTATAGCCAACAATGTCTCTCTTCTTAACAAAATGTCGCAGAATTTGCAGTATTCAAGTGATGATATGAGAAATATTAGAAAGATATCTGAAAGAAATGACACATTTGATCTACTTGCTAATTCTCTAGCACCTTCAATATATGGGCATTCATGGATAAAGAAAGCTGTCATTCTGTTGATGCTTGGAGGAAGTGAGAAAAACTTGAAAAATGGAACCCACTTGAGGGG TGATATAAATATGATGATGGTTGGAGACCCTTCTGTTGCTAAGTCTCAGTTGTTGAGAGCCATCATGAATATTGCTCCTCTAGCCATATCTACCACCGGTCGAGGTTCTTCTGGGGTTGGATTGACAGCTGCGGTTACTTCTGATCAAGAAACTG GGGAGCGAAGACTAGAAGCTGGTGCCATGGTTCTTGCTGATAGAGGAGTCGTTTGTATTGATGAATTTGACAAGATGAATGACCAAGATCGTGTAGCTATACATGAAGTGATGGAGCAGCAGACAGTAACAATTGCAAAAGCTGGTATTCATGCATCTTTAAATGCTAGGTGTAGTGTTGTGGCAGCTGCCAATCCAATATACGGAACT TATGATCGTTCGCTAACTCCAACAAAAAACATTGGACTTCCGGATTCTCTGCTTTCTCGTTTTGATCTGCTGTTCATTGTTTTGGATCAAATGGATCCTGGGATTGATCGCCAGATTTCAGAACACGTGCTAAGAATGCATCGTTACCGATCAGTAGCTGATGGAG GTACAAGACTAGATGAGAGCTCAAGAAATGAGGTGGAGGATGATCCTGAGGCTGGTTCTACTGTTTTTGTCAAATACAACAGAATGTTACATGGGAGAAAATCTGACAGGAGTCGTAAACGTGATACACTCACCATCAATTTTCTGAAGAAGTATATTTATTATGCCAAATCCAAGACTCAGCCTGAGCTTACTGATGAG GCATCTGAACACATAGCAACTACCTATGCGGAGCTCAGAAATGCAAGTTCAAATACAAAG ACGGGAGGGACACTTCCAATCACTGCAAGAACCTTGGAAACAATAATTCGTCTATCAACTGCCCATGCTAAACTGATGCTGCGAAGACAG GTGCTGAAGTCAGATGCTGAAGCTGCTCTTCAAGTTCTAAATTTTGCCATTTATCATCAAGAGTTGAGTGACATGGAGGCGCGGGAGAATGAAAGGCTGAGAGAAATGGAAAGAGACAGCGCCATGGACACTGAGGCTGTTAATAATGATGGAGCTCGTAGAACTGGAAGGAAAAAGAGCAACAATGCTGGCTCTACTGCCACAACAGA TGATACGGAAGCAATGGATGTCGATCCACCTCCAACAAATGAAGTCAACTTATCATCAGAGAG ATTGGATGCATTTAGCGCTGCATTGGGGCGGTATAGACACGCCCAACACGTTGAACAAATGTCGATTGCTGATATTGAGGGCGTAGTAAACACTGGTGCAGGCGCCCCTTACTCTGCAGCAGAGGTCATGGCTCTTTTGGAG ATAATGCACGACAAGGGCAGCTTGATGATCGTCCGGGACACGAACGTTGTTTACTTCATGTGA
- the LOC121803091 gene encoding LOW QUALITY PROTEIN: 3-oxoacyl-[acyl-carrier-protein] synthase I, chloroplastic-like (The sequence of the model RefSeq protein was modified relative to this genomic sequence to represent the inferred CDS: inserted 2 bases in 1 codon), translating into MVSVFGNEVDAYYEKLLSGESGISLIDRFDASKFPTRFGGQIRGFNSEGYIDGKNDRRLDDCLRYCIVAGKKALEGADLGGEKINKIDKIRGGVLVGTGMGGLQVFSDGVQALIEKGHRKITPFFIPYAITNMASALLAIDLGLMGPNYSISTACATSNYCFYAAANHIRRGEADLMIAGGTEAAIIPIGLGGFVACRALSQRNDDPQTASRPWDXERDGFVMGEGAGVLVMESLDHAMKRGAPIIAEYLGGAVNCDAYHMTDPRADGLGVSSCIQKALEDSGVSPEEVNYINAHATSTIVGDLAELNAIKKVFKNTSGIKINATKSMIGHCLGAAGGLEAIATVKAITTGWLHPTINQFNKEPSVDFDTVANEKQQHDINVAISNSFGFGGHNSVVAFSVFKP; encoded by the exons ATGGTGTCGGTTTTCGGGAACGAGGTTGACGCCTACTACGAGAAGCTGCTGAGCGGCGAGAGCGGAATTTCGCTGATTGACAGATTCGATGCGTCAAAGTTCCCCACGCGCTTCGGCGGTCAGATTCGGGGCTTCAATTCGGAGGGCTACATTGACGGGAAGAATGACCGGAGATTGGATGACTGTTTGAGGTATTGCATAGTCGCCGGTAAGAAGGCGCTCGAGGGCGCAGATCTTGGCGGGGAGAAGATCAATAAG ATTGATAAGATCCGAGGTGGTGTTCTGGTCGGTACGGGAATGGGTGGTCTTCAAGTATTCTCTGATGGTGTCCAGGCTCTAATAGAGAAAGGCCACAGGAAAATAACTCCGTTTTTCATACCTTATGCTATAACAAACATGGCCTCTGCTTTGCTTGCTATTGATCTTGGCTTGATGGGACCCAACTATTCGATTTCCACTGCCTGTGCCACCTCGAATTATTGTTTCTATGCGGCAGCCAACCATATCCGTCGGGGGGAAGCTGATTTGATGATTGCCGGTGGAACTGAAGCTGCTATTATTCCTATCGGATTGGGTGGTTTTGTTGCTTGCAGAGCGTTGTCGCAGAGAAACGACGACCCGCAAACTGCTTCGAGGCCCTGGGA AGAGCGAGATGGTTTTGTTATGGGTGAAGGCGCTGGAGTTTTG GTGATGGAAAGTTTGGATCACGCAATGAAACGAGGGGCACCAATCATTGCTGAATATTTGGGAGGTGCAGTGAATTGTGATGCGTATCATATGACAGATCCTAGAGCTGATGGACTTGGAGTCTCGTCGTGTATTCAGAAGGCACTTGAAGACTCGGGCGTTTCACCCGAAGAG GTTAACTACATAAATGCACATGCTACTTCCACGATCGTGGGTGATCTTGCCGAACTAAATGCAATTAAGAAGGTGTTCAAGAACACTTCTGGGATCAAAATCAATGCAACTAAG TCGATGATAGGGCACTGTCTTGGTGCTGCTGGTGGTTTGGAAGCTATTGCAACTGTAAAAGCAATTACAACGGGGTGGCTTCATCCGACCATAAACCAATTT AACAAAGAGCCCTCTGTAGATTTTGACACAGTTGCAAATGAAAAACAGCAGCATGACATCAATGTTG CAATCTCGAATTCCTTTGGATTTGGAGGTCACAACTCTGTTGTCGCGTTTTCTGTATTCAAACCATGA